In the Thunnus albacares chromosome 10, fThuAlb1.1, whole genome shotgun sequence genome, AGACACTTTGGGGACAGGGACTCTCCAACACGTGTACAATTACGAGGTGTGCAGGACGACTGACTCCAGAAAGAGTGACTATAAGTTCGGCCGAGCTGGTAGTCAGAACGTGCTGATAATGGACCCCAGTTCTACAGGGACGATGCAGCGGATGCAGAATGAAAAGAGCATCCTGGATGAACCAGACTCTCCTCTAGAGGTGAGCTAAACATTAAGCTTCATCTTAgtgcttttttttgctgtttaattttgtcgcataaacaaataaacagtttcattttataCCGTCATTTTAAGCACCATGGACAACATCTCATGTAAAATGAATGCAACATGAAACCTATATGATTTTCATTCCCTACGTATATGCGCAATATTCACTGTTGGGTAGCTAAAAGCCCTTGCTTCAAGTTTGGGGAAAAGCTGTAGTAACGGATAAATATCATAAATGTGTTAACAACGAGTAATAAGGTATGATTGACCCTATTTCGCGACTTCTCATTTCACAGTCTAAAAGTTCTGCATTGACAATGCATTTTACCACTATACATAAATCCTTATAAAAATACTTACATTTTAATACCTTTCATACGAGATTTCTTAATttcagtgtctgtttttgtaaCATTGTAAACGATTGGATCGTTTTGGGTGCCATCAGATTGTTTTTGAAGGTAATCATgcgtatttatttatttaaaaaaaaataaagataaccATTTGATAGTTTATGTAAAACTTTTAGTCAATTTGAGGTTAAAATATTCTTAGCGGATGTCTAGATTAagatttcaatatattttattgagtgctggtcttttttatttgcatgtaaATGCTTATCAATAAGTTgtctttaaatgtgctttaattTACAAATCATGTCATCAAGATCGACCCCAATGTGATTTAACTCGAAAGATAtgttaaaataatctgtttatttaaatgtgagTACTGGGGTAgaattttcatttgattttcacCTTTTAGACTGTGAGGGACGCTGTTGGCCAGTGAAATAATTTCTTTGTGTCGTCATTGAATCCCCGCCACTGCCCTACTGACTATACAGAAAAGAAGGCTCTCTGTGTTTTGTCGAGGTTTAGGGCACGTAAGAGAGAACATGGCAACGCAGACTTGTCTGTAAACGTTGACGACTTTATTAGATATAACAGGGAAACGGATATTTTAGGAGATTTGCCGTCACATTAACTGGATATAGATCATTTTCCTCGATTTTTGTTGGGATGATGGCACCTAGAAGATCTCTCTACATATTAAGATGGCGTTTGTTTGATGCAATGCAGCGGCAAATAGGACTGCTTGTGTTCTTGCTTCATATGGTTAACATGGTAGGTGGTCAGATACGATATTCTATAccagaggagatgaagaaaggCTCTGTCATTGGCAATGTTGCGCAAGATCTTGGTTTGGATCTGAAACGGCTCCGCTCTGGGCGGGCCCGTATCGTGACAGAAGAAAACATCCAGTACACCGAGCTGAAGACAGACAAAGGGATTCTAGTCGTGAATGAGAGAATAGACCGAGAGCAGCTTTGTGGGGACGTAACACCGTGTAGCTTCAGCTTTGAGATGATTTTGGAAAATCCTATGGAATTGCACAGAATAACTGTTGAGGTTTTGGATATAAATGATCACGCTCCCGTCTTCCCAAATCAAGCTAAAGCTATCAGCTTGGAAATAAGCGAATCAGCTGTAGTCGGAGTGCAGTTTCCACTGCAGAGTGCAGAGGATCTAGATGTGGGGCAAAATGGATTGCAAGATTACATTTTATCACAAAACGACAATTTTATATTGAAGCAACATCCAAATCCAGATGGAAGAAAATATGTGGAAATGGTGCTCCAGAAGCCTTTAGACAGAGAACAACGTCCACATTTGTCTTTAAAACTAATCGCAGTTGACGGAGGGACACCACAGAGATCCGGTACAGTAAATATAGATGTGACTGTGTTAGATGCCAACGACAATGCTCCAGTATTTAACCAATCAGTGTATAAAGCGTCTGTGatggaaaacacaatgaaagGCACCaatattattacagtaaatgcCATAGACGCTGACAGCGGTTCAAACGGACTCATTACTTACAGTTTGTCTAAAATGAAAGGAAGTGCAGCAGATATATTCAGTATCGATGAAAACACTGGCACGATTTCTCTCTCTGGTCAGATGGATTATGAAAAGGACAGAAAGTACGAGGTGAGAGTGGAGGCAAAGGATCAGGGTGGCCTAACCGGGACCAGCAAAGTTATATTTGAGGTTGTTGATGTCAATGATAATGCCCCAGTTATAAATATTATGTCATTTTCCAGCCCCTTGTCCGAGGATGCGCGTCCTGGTACAACTATTGCGATTTTAAACATAAAAGATGCAGATTCTGAAAAAAATGGGCAAATAATATGTTCTGTAGATGGGAAACTTCCCTTTAAAATCGAGTCATCTCtgacaaaatattacaatttaGTCTCAGATCAGTATTTTGATAGAGAATCAGTCTCAGAATAtaacataacaataacagcCACTGATTTCGggtctcctcctctttctacctcaacaaaattaaatctaaaaatTTCTGACGTAAACGACAACGCACCattatttgataaaaacatgtattctgCTTACGTCACAGAGAACAATTACCCTGGAGTTTCAATATTTGCTGTCAGCGCGCGGGACTCTGATTGGAATCAAAACGCCAGAATCTCGTATCTTTTAGAAGACACACAGGTGAGCGGTAGTCCAGTTTCTACTTATGTGTCTTTAAACTCTGAAACTGGAGTTCTTAGCGCGGTTCGCTCCTTTGATTATGAGCAAATTAAACAGCTTCAGCTGGTAGTCAAAGCGCAGGATGGAGGCTCTCCTCCACTCAGTAGCAATGTGACCGTGAAAATAATGATCCAGGACCAGAATGACAACCCTCCTCAGGTTCTGTACCCAGTCCAGACCGGTGGCTCTCTGGTGGCTGAAATGGTGCCTCGTTCAGCAGATGTGGGCTATCTGGTCACTAAAGTGGTGGCTGTTGATGTGGACTCTGGACAGAATGCCTGGCTCTCCTATAAACTGCagaaagccacagacagggcgCTGTTTGAAGTGGGCTTACAGAATGGAGAAATAAGAACTATCCGCCAGGTGACTGATAAAGACGCAGtgaaacaaagactgactgTTATAGTGGAGGACAACGGGCAGCCCTCTCGTTCAGCTACAGTCATTGTTAACGTGGCGGTGGCGGACAGCTTCCCTGAAGTGCTGTCAGAGTTCACTGACTTTACACACGACAAGGAGTACAATGACAACCTGACTTTTTACTTAGTGTTGGCTCTGGCAGtagtttccttcctcttcatcacgtGTTTAGTGGTTATTATATCAGTGAAAATCTACAGATGGAGACAGTCTCGCATCCTGTATCACTCCAATCTCCCTGTGATTCCATATTATCCACCACGTTACTCAGACACTTTGGGGACAGGGACTCTCCAACACGTGTACAATTACGAGGTGTGCAGGACGACTGACTCCAGAAAGAGTGACTGTAAGTTCGGCCGAGCTGGTAGTCAGAACGTGCTGATAATGGACCCCAGTTCTACAGGGACGATGCAGCGGATGCAGAGTGAAAAGAGCATACTGGATGAACCAGACTCTCCTCTAGAGGTGAGTTTAACAATTTAGCTTCGTAATTGTGCCCCGTTTTCGCTTCCTCTTTTAGTTGCATTGATAAAAAAATAGTTGCACTTTATGTCGCcattttcagcaccatggacagcatcTCAGTTTGCATAGTTACATAGAAATGCTGGTTCTGTTTAAGTCTTCATAGATGCAGCATTGGAAAGGACAGGCTGCTaataaaattgtgtttatatgtatcTATTTTGTGTTGCTGATATGCGACATGGGAAATGTAAAGCTGTATTAATGATGGTCAAACTAAACGTGTCTGCGCAATGTTTACTGCCAAAGTTTTTGACTTGGTTGTTTATATATCTTTGAGAGATGTTGTAGTTATGGCTGAAGTTCGGAAACTAAAGGCACCTGGTAAAGGTTGAGCAAAGATTTTAGtcacattaaaataatgaaaaaattaatGCCAAGTGATTGCATAAGAGAATAGCCGCACCGCCCACATATTTTCTCCTTAGAATATAAAAGGTACACTAGTCGTCTTCCTGCATTGATACTGCATATTATCACCAGCAATAATGAAGATTAGTTGCATATTCGAGTACTTAAGAGGAAACTGCTTGATTTCCACATCCATGTGGAAGGTCTGCATCATTATATAACACGTTGTAAACCATTGAATCATATGgagttttttaaaacatatatttcatAATTGAGAcatgtatattttcatataattttatattatatgtgGGACTTTTATTTGCAATCAGTGATTACATTTTTGTCGGTAAGACCGACTGCATTGTAGGTGAATTGTTTGAGATtcaattttctgttattttggaCAGATCGTTTTTGCGGTTTGCTGTTACACATACTTTGTTATAATACAAATAttaatttgaaatgtgtttgaatTTAAACATCCTTTATTAAGAGTCATCCCAATGTGATGTCCATACGTTATAGAGATGTGTtccttttgtcattttgtgtcagTACTGTCGTCTTGGCCTCATTTGATGTTCACTTCTTAGACTCTAAGGGACGCTGTTGGCTAGTAAAAAGAATAATTTCTGTGTTGTGTCGTCTGTCAGTCCACTCCCCTACTGACTATACAGTGAAGGAGGCTCTCTGTGTTTTGTCGAGGTTTAGGGCACGTAAGAGAGAACACAGCCTAACAGACTTGGATGTAAACGTTTAAGACGTGATATAACAAGGCACCGGACCGTCATATCAATTGGACATAGATCATCTTTCCCGATTCTTTGTTGCCATCATGGCAACTCGAAGACACCCCATATACATGTGCGAAAGATGGCGATTGTTTTATGGACTGCGAGGACAAATAGGACTGTTCATGCTTCTGCTTCATGTGGTTAATATGGTAGGTGGTCAGATTCGTTATTCCATAccagaggagatgaagaaaggCTCTGTCATTGGTAATGTAGCGCAAGATCTTGGTTTTGATCTGAAAAGGCTCCGTTCTGGGCGGGCCCGTATCGTGACCGGAGAAAACATCCAGTACACCGAGCTGAAGACAGACAAAGGGATTCTAGTCGTGAATGAGAGAATAGACCGAGAGATGCTTTGTGGGGACGTAACACCGTGTAGCTTCAGCTTTGAGATGATTTTAGAAAATCCTATGGAATTGCACAGAATAACTGTTGAAGTTTTGGATATAAATGATCACGCTCCTGTCTTCCCAAATAAAGATAAAGCTATCAGCTTGGAAATAAGTGAATCAGCTGTAGTCGGAGTGCAGTTTCCACTGCAGAGTGCAGAGGATCTAGATGTGGGGCAAAACGCATTGCAAGATTATATTCTATCACCGAACgacaattttattttgaagcaaCATGCAAATCCAGATGGAAGTAAATATGTGGAAATGATGCTCCAGAAGTCTTTGGACAGAGAACAACGTCCCAATTTCTCTTTAAAACTAATCGCAGTTGACGGGGGGACACCACAGAGATCCGGTACAGTAAATATAGATGTGACTGTGTTAGATGTCAACGACAACGCTCCAGTATTTAATCAATCAGTGTATAAAGCGTCCGTAATGGAAAACACGACAAAGGGCACTAGCATTATTACAGTAAATGCCACAGACGCTGACAGCGGTTCAAACGGACTCATTACTTACAGTTTGTCTAAAATGAAAGGAAGTGCAGCAGATATATTCAGTATCGATGAAAACACTGGCACAATTTATGTGTCTGGTCAAATAGATTTTGAAAAGGACAGAAAGTACGAGGTGAGAGTGGAGGCAAAGGATCAGGGTGGCCTAAGCGGGACAAGCAAAGTAATATTTGAGGTTGTTGATGTCAATGATAATGCCCCAGTTATAAATATTATGTCCTTTTCCAGCCCCTTGTCTGAAGATGCGCGTCCCGGTACAACTATTGCGATTTTAAACATAAAAGATGCAGATTCTGAAAAAAATGGGCaaataaaatgttctgtagATGGAAAACTTCCCTTTAAAATCGAATCATCACTAACAGACTATTACAATTTGGTCtcagatcaatattttgatAGAGAATCCGTCCCCGAATAtaacataacaataacagcCACTGATTTCGggtctcctcctctttctaCCTCAACAAAATTACATCTAAAAATCTCTGACATAAACGACAACGCACCattatttgataaaaacatgtattctgCTTACGTCACAGAGAATAATCCCCCTGGAGTTTCAATATTTGCTGTCAGCGCGCGGGACTCTGATTGGAATCAAAACGCCAGAATCTCGTATCTCTTAGAAGACACACAGGTGAGCGGTAGTCCAGTTTCTACTTATGTGTCTTTAAACTCTGAAACTGGAGTTCTTAGCGCGGTTCGCTCCTTTGATTATGAGCAAATTAAACAGCTTCAGCTGGTAGTCAAAGCGCAGGATGGAGGCTCTCCTCCACTCAGTAGCAATGTGACCGTGAAAATAATGATCCAGGACCAGAACGACAACCCCCCTCAGGTTCTGTACCCAGTCCAGACTGGTGGCTCTCTGGTGGCTGAAATGGTGCCTCGTTCAGCAGATGTGGGCTATCTGGTCACTAAAGTGGTGGCTGTTGATGTGGACTCTGGACAGAATGCCTGGCTCTCCTATAAACTGCagaaagccacagacagggcgCTGTTTGAAGTGGGCTTACAGAATGGAGAAATAAGAACTATCCGCCAGGTGACTGATAAAGATGCTGTGAAACAAAGACTGATTGTTATAGTGGAGGACAACGGGCAGCCCTCTCGTTCAGCTACAGTCATTGTTAACGTGGCGGTGGCGGACAGCTTCCCTGAAGTGCTGTCAGAGTTCACTGACTTTACACACGACAAGGAGTACAATGACAACCTGACTTTTTACTTAGTGTTGGCTCTGGCTGtagtttccttcctcttcatcacgtGTTTAGTAGTTATTATATCAGTGAAAATCTACAGATGGAGACAGTCCCGCATCCTGTATCACTCCAATCTCCCTGTGATTCCATATTATCCACCACGTTACTCAGACACTTTGGGGACAGGGACTCTCCAACACGTGTACAATTACGAGGTGTGCAGGACGACTGACTCCAGAAAGAGTGACTGTAAGTTCGGCCGAGCTGGTAGTCAGAACGTGCTGATAATGGACCCCAGTTCTACAG is a window encoding:
- the LOC122990924 gene encoding protocadherin gamma-A3-like codes for the protein MMAPRRSLYILRWRLFDAMQRQIGLLVFLLHMVNMVGGQIRYSIPEEMKKGSVIGNVAQDLGLDLKRLRSGRARIVTEENIQYTELKTDKGILVVNERIDREQLCGDVTPCSFSFEMILENPMELHRITVEVLDINDHAPVFPNQAKAISLEISESAVVGVQFPLQSAEDLDVGQNGLQDYILSQNDNFILKQHPNPDGRKYVEMVLQKPLDREQRPHLSLKLIAVDGGTPQRSGTVNIDVTVLDANDNAPVFNQSVYKASVMENTMKGTNIITVNAIDADSGSNGLITYSLSKMKGSAADIFSIDENTGTISLSGQMDYEKDRKYEVRVEAKDQGGLTGTSKVIFEVVDVNDNAPVINIMSFSSPLSEDARPGTTIAILNIKDADSEKNGQIICSVDGKLPFKIESSLTKYYNLVSDQYFDRESVSEYNITITATDFGSPPLSTSTKLNLKISDVNDNAPLFDKNMYSAYVTENNYPGVSIFAVSARDSDWNQNARISYLLEDTQVSGSPVSTYVSLNSETGVLSAVRSFDYEQIKQLQLVVKAQDGGSPPLSSNVTVKIMIQDQNDNPPQVLYPVQTGGSLVAEMVPRSADVGYLVTKVVAVDVDSGQNAWLSYKLQKATDRALFEVGLQNGEIRTIRQVTDKDAVKQRLTVIVEDNGQPSRSATVIVNVAVADSFPEVLSEFTDFTHDKEYNDNLTFYLVLALAVVSFLFITCLVVIISVKIYRWRQSRILYHSNLPVIPYYPPRYSDTLGTGTLQHVYNYEVCRTTDSRKSDCKFGRAGSQNVLIMDPSSTGTMQRMQSEKSILDEPDSPLEVSLTI
- the LOC122990870 gene encoding protocadherin gamma-A11-like, whose amino-acid sequence is MATRRHPIYMCERWRLFYGLRGQIGLFMLLLHVVNMVGGQIRYSIPEEMKKGSVIGNVAQDLGFDLKRLRSGRARIVTGENIQYTELKTDKGILVVNERIDREMLCGDVTPCSFSFEMILENPMELHRITVEVLDINDHAPVFPNKDKAISLEISESAVVGVQFPLQSAEDLDVGQNALQDYILSPNDNFILKQHANPDGSKYVEMMLQKSLDREQRPNFSLKLIAVDGGTPQRSGTVNIDVTVLDVNDNAPVFNQSVYKASVMENTTKGTSIITVNATDADSGSNGLITYSLSKMKGSAADIFSIDENTGTIYVSGQIDFEKDRKYEVRVEAKDQGGLSGTSKVIFEVVDVNDNAPVINIMSFSSPLSEDARPGTTIAILNIKDADSEKNGQIKCSVDGKLPFKIESSLTDYYNLVSDQYFDRESVPEYNITITATDFGSPPLSTSTKLHLKISDINDNAPLFDKNMYSAYVTENNPPGVSIFAVSARDSDWNQNARISYLLEDTQVSGSPVSTYVSLNSETGVLSAVRSFDYEQIKQLQLVVKAQDGGSPPLSSNVTVKIMIQDQNDNPPQVLYPVQTGGSLVAEMVPRSADVGYLVTKVVAVDVDSGQNAWLSYKLQKATDRALFEVGLQNGEIRTIRQVTDKDAVKQRLIVIVEDNGQPSRSATVIVNVAVADSFPEVLSEFTDFTHDKEYNDNLTFYLVLALAVVSFLFITCLVVIISVKIYRWRQSRILYHSNLPVIPYYPPRYSDTLGTGTLQHVYNYEVCRTTDSRKSDCKFGRAGSQNVLIMDPSSTGTMQRMQSEKSILDEPDSPLEVSLTI